In Camelus dromedarius isolate mCamDro1 chromosome Y, mCamDro1.pat, whole genome shotgun sequence, a single genomic region encodes these proteins:
- the LOC135320421 gene encoding heat shock transcription factor, Y-linked-like has protein sequence MAHVSSEIQDVSPKDGPNGSGKSCRSLLCDQTISGDLVLRSMIEENAFQTFCEESFMKRPCYTHCVSEPDEDKDFCSLTFPRKLWKMVGSDQFQSIWWDDNGTSIVIDEDVFKKEVLERKAPFRIFETGSMKSLVRQLNLYGFSKVRQNFQRSACLADFLAEEKEVSVLRKLQIYHNPNFKRGCPQLLVRIKRRVGIKNDSLVSSLAPDFKKKHFKAGGNVDNHNSGFVFDTRGESAFLPSANLNMPLKRKPSTSHIIGDTTTPMRVDFSPASSMSVRPPEQIAVDKRAILNQLTTFHVDSQSSYTEENGHVVNFITTKTSNSQYSTLYPKQSNYIGLMLEPSTFPNRYHNISANESPFSKLQAESNPRFPVPVIADTSATSLSRPTHQPTAGYDRHPNYN, from the exons ATGGCACATGTTTCTTCAGAAATTCAAGATGTCTCTCCTAAAGATGGACCAAATGGTTCAGGAAAGTCCTGTAGATCTTTATTGTGTGATCAAACAATCTCTGGGGACTTGGTCTTGAGGTCTAtgattgaagaaaatgcttttcagactTTTTGTGAAGAATCATTCATGAAAAGACCATGTTACACACATTGTGTCTCTGAACCAGATGAAGATAAAGATTTTTGTTCTCTGACATTTccaagaaaactctggaaaatggttgGGAGTGACCAATTTCAATCCATCTGGTGGGATGATAATGGAACCTCCATAGTGATCGATGAAGATGTCTTTAAGAAggaagttttggaaagaaaggcccctttcagaatatttgaaactggaagtATGAAAAGTTTAGTTAGACAGCTTAACCTTTACGGATTTAGTAAAGTGCGGCAGAATTTTCAAAGATCTGCTTGTCTAGCTGACTttctggcagaagaaaaagaagtctctgTTTTAAGAAAA CTGCAGATCTAtcataatccaaattttaaacGAGGCTGTCCCCAGCTTTtagtgagaataaaaagaagagttggGATTAAAAATGATTCCCTAGTATCTTCATTGGCTCCAGATTTCAAAAAGAAGCACTTTAAAGCAGGGGGTAATGTGGATAATCATAATTCTGGTTTTGTGTTTGACACTAGAGGAGAAAGTGCATTTTTACCTTCTGCAAATTTAAACATGCCTCTAAAAAGAAAGCCCTCTACTAGCCACATAATTGGTGATACAACTACCCCGATGAGAGTTGATTTTTCTCCTGCATCATCAATGTCAGTTAGACCACCAGAACAAATTGCAGTGGATAAACGtgctattttaaatcagttgacCACTTTCCATGTGGACTCACAAAGCAGCTACACTGAAGAAAATGGCCATGTTGTGAATTTCATTACAACTAAAACATCTAATTCTCAGTACAGCACCTTATATCCCAAACAGAGCAATTATATTGGACTGATGTTGGAGCCTTCTACTTTTCCAAATAGATATCACAACATATCGGCCAATGAAAGTCCTTTTTCTAAACTTCAAGCAGAGAGCAACCCACGGTTTCCAGTGCCAGTGATAGCTGATACATCAGCTACTTCTCTTTCAAGGCCAACTCATCAGCCAACTGCAGGATATGATCGACATCCTAATTACAACTGA